In Sphingobacterium sp. PCS056, the following proteins share a genomic window:
- a CDS encoding Gfo/Idh/MocA family protein produces MMANFNLNRRKFIQSTSAVLTLSALHANGLAFARQNKNMRVGLIGTGWYGKSDLFRLMQVHNIDVVALCDVDSRHLQEAGRLISERQISRKVPKLYNDYKKMLAENQLDLVLIGTPDHWHARQAIDAIQSGAHLYLQKPVSIDVLEGEAILRTARKYNKKVQVGTQRRSTAHLIDAKNRIIDQGLLGKISHVEMCCYYHMRKNGNPPLEAIPDFLDYEMWTGPAPLRPYDGLPHGGWWRTFMEYGNGITGDMGMHMFDTVRWLLQLKWPKKISATGGIYVQKEGKSNIADTQTAIFEYDDLNCIWQHRTWGTPADPEYPWAFIIYGDKGTLKGSVMKYEFIPVGKGERIGMDVVFEKEKFPADLNEPGIELHTAPATRQHMLNLLSAIKNDHLPVADIEEGHISTASCILANLSMQLKRPIVYDPIKKICVDDPEATKLLRRPYRAPWQHPFLG; encoded by the coding sequence ATGATGGCGAACTTCAATCTAAACCGCAGAAAATTCATTCAAAGCACGAGCGCAGTTTTAACATTATCTGCATTGCATGCTAACGGACTAGCTTTTGCTCGTCAAAATAAAAACATGCGCGTAGGACTAATTGGCACGGGTTGGTATGGCAAAAGTGATCTTTTTAGACTTATGCAAGTCCATAATATTGATGTAGTTGCTCTGTGTGATGTCGACAGCAGACATCTACAAGAAGCAGGAAGATTGATCAGTGAGCGCCAAATATCACGAAAGGTTCCAAAGCTTTATAATGATTATAAGAAAATGCTTGCAGAAAATCAGTTGGATCTTGTGCTGATCGGCACGCCAGATCACTGGCATGCCCGACAAGCGATTGATGCCATTCAGTCGGGTGCCCACCTCTATCTCCAAAAACCAGTCAGCATCGATGTCCTAGAAGGTGAAGCCATCCTCCGTACAGCAAGAAAATATAATAAAAAGGTGCAGGTAGGTACACAGCGACGAAGCACTGCCCATCTCATTGATGCAAAAAATCGTATTATCGATCAGGGATTACTCGGTAAAATATCACATGTCGAGATGTGCTGCTATTACCATATGAGAAAAAATGGCAATCCACCATTGGAAGCTATTCCAGATTTCCTTGACTATGAGATGTGGACTGGTCCTGCTCCTTTACGTCCATATGACGGTTTGCCGCACGGTGGATGGTGGCGAACATTCATGGAGTATGGAAATGGTATCACCGGTGATATGGGTATGCATATGTTTGATACTGTCCGCTGGCTATTGCAGCTCAAATGGCCTAAAAAGATCAGTGCAACAGGAGGAATTTACGTTCAGAAAGAAGGGAAATCCAATATCGCGGATACACAGACGGCAATTTTTGAATATGATGATCTAAACTGTATATGGCAACATCGAACATGGGGAACACCTGCAGATCCAGAATATCCATGGGCATTTATTATCTATGGAGATAAAGGGACACTAAAAGGAAGTGTCATGAAATATGAATTTATTCCAGTTGGTAAAGGAGAGCGCATTGGTATGGATGTCGTTTTTGAGAAAGAAAAATTTCCAGCAGATCTGAATGAGCCCGGAATCGAATTGCACACCGCTCCTGCGACTCGGCAGCATATGCTCAATCTACTATCGGCGATTAAAAATGACCATCTCCCAGTGGCAGATATTGAAGAAGGACATATCTCAACGGCAAGCTGCATACTAGCAAACCTATCCATGCAATTGAAGCGACCAATAGTCTATGACCCCATTAAAAAAATATGTGTGGACGATCCAGAAGCGACCAAATTATTAAGAAGACCTTATCGGGCACCTTGGCAACATCCGTTTTTGGGATAA
- a CDS encoding transporter has product MKKIINVILLLLISLSSFAQGHYNGSSFNPNDYFAPHAGFIIPVWYGYANMNYYNKQGNKSDQLINPTPHNPTTLNIEQNVKTHSFILMAIYGGKGKILNADWGMMIIPTLNSPTASIALDYYSQQTGAGRYNFTNKSLGFGDMYIQPIWLSWKDGNFKYALNYGVWAPTGKYEHNSLDNGGHGYWSHNIRGALQYKPQPKINLSIAPTLEINQWQKDTDFKEGSHLTFDMGGSYVLNSRGDEVGVFGHYTKQVSDDKGTEGSFLSDQTAGIGGFVSYWIVPKKIGAMARITQNFATESRFGGMAVQAGVNILIPSKSADH; this is encoded by the coding sequence ATGAAAAAAATAATTAATGTCATACTCTTACTGTTGATCAGCCTCAGCAGCTTTGCTCAGGGTCATTACAATGGTTCATCCTTTAATCCAAACGATTATTTTGCTCCTCATGCGGGTTTTATTATTCCGGTATGGTATGGTTATGCCAATATGAACTACTATAATAAACAGGGGAATAAATCAGATCAATTGATCAATCCGACACCTCATAATCCAACGACCCTTAATATCGAGCAAAATGTCAAAACCCACTCCTTCATATTAATGGCTATTTATGGTGGCAAAGGTAAAATCTTGAATGCGGACTGGGGTATGATGATTATTCCTACCCTTAACAGTCCTACAGCAAGTATTGCATTAGATTATTATTCGCAACAAACAGGGGCTGGCCGCTATAATTTCACCAACAAAAGTCTCGGTTTTGGTGATATGTACATCCAACCGATTTGGCTATCCTGGAAAGACGGAAATTTTAAATATGCTTTAAATTATGGTGTTTGGGCTCCAACGGGAAAATATGAACACAATAGCCTAGATAATGGAGGGCATGGTTACTGGTCGCATAATATTCGTGGAGCTTTACAATACAAACCGCAACCCAAAATCAATCTGAGTATTGCACCAACATTAGAGATTAATCAGTGGCAAAAAGATACTGACTTCAAAGAGGGGAGCCATTTAACGTTTGATATGGGAGGTTCTTATGTACTCAACAGCCGTGGTGACGAAGTTGGCGTCTTTGGGCACTACACTAAGCAAGTATCGGACGACAAAGGTACAGAGGGGAGTTTTTTATCTGATCAAACAGCAGGTATAGGCGGTTTTGTTTCTTATTGGATTGTACCTAAAAAGATTGGTGCAATGGCACGTATCACACAGAATTTTGCAACAGAAAGTCGCTTTGGCGGAATGGCTGTACAGGCTGGTGTTAATATTTTAATACCTTCAAAAAGTGCTGACCATTAA
- a CDS encoding MauE/DoxX family redox-associated membrane protein, with product MDTNKNINIIYGLLRIVMLLFWIYVGIDKVWQLHAFKIALTQQPIISDLAPVLFWLLPVLEVSLGLLLAFPSQKVQSWGWKASILLISVFTVYIALGVLDVYEQKPCMCSSFLSNVTWNTHLVINSVILALSILGWVLNKSFYRSADKTPSNIKTSITLLLISFLVISSYTYNSTAHIRAINHWHTPDSLYDQEHNTVMSPLKGLLASTYDRYLEPYRQFFTKGLQAGTITNQLLVCNTERRIAVC from the coding sequence ATGGACACTAATAAAAACATCAATATAATATATGGGCTACTACGGATAGTTATGCTCCTTTTTTGGATCTATGTCGGTATAGACAAAGTATGGCAGCTCCATGCTTTTAAGATCGCACTTACCCAGCAGCCCATTATCAGCGATCTTGCACCTGTACTTTTCTGGTTACTGCCGGTATTAGAAGTAAGTTTAGGCTTATTGTTAGCATTTCCATCACAGAAAGTACAATCTTGGGGCTGGAAAGCTTCAATACTACTTATTTCAGTCTTCACTGTCTATATCGCGTTAGGTGTATTAGATGTGTATGAGCAGAAACCATGCATGTGCAGCAGCTTTTTGAGCAACGTCACTTGGAACACCCATCTCGTGATCAACAGCGTTATCCTAGCCTTATCGATACTTGGATGGGTATTAAATAAATCATTTTATAGAAGTGCTGACAAGACACCTTCAAATATTAAAACTAGCATTACCCTGCTTTTGATCAGCTTTCTTGTCATTAGTTCCTATACCTACAATAGTACAGCCCATATCCGGGCAATAAATCATTGGCATACACCGGACAGCCTATATGATCAAGAGCATAATACCGTCATGAGCCCCTTAAAAGGCTTACTGGCTTCCACATATGATCGGTACTTAGAACCGTACCGACAATTTTTTACCAAAGGTTTGCAGGCCGGTACAATTACTAACCAGTTATTGGTCTGCAATACAGAAAGGAGGATAGCAGTATGCTAA
- a CDS encoding amidohydrolase — MWKKYNINVILFVCILAGCKNVKNDADTLYYGGPILTMEDTIPQVEALAVKDGKILFAGTKKEAMKYVGSNTNEVNLENKTLMPGFIDVHSHITSRAGMSQAVDLSPSPYGKVNSIADLQTTLRDYISKHQLDATTPVLGNGYDDAIMTEHRHPTREELDAVSSSNPIIVIHASGHASVINTAMFKLLQIPEDVKDPQGGHYGRNPKTNRLNGKLEENASFTALMKLTALLPKPPETDSLPQSMKDFLAAQDEWFSYGQTTVCDGRTMGVGLTLLREAAAKKLLKADVVYFPDFEANKKEWQSFLPHYMKYENGLKFGGFKFSDDGSPQGKTAWLTQPYLVPPEGQSKDYKGFPIFTDEVLYADLKTIFSKNITAQLHVNGDAAIDQALRVIGKLKQEGIYKPELRATLIHVQNSRPDHIAKIKEIGVIPSYFSAHTYLWGDWHYNSVFGPERAAFISPAKAAKDAGITFTIHHDAPVTPPDLITGVYAAVNRITRSGMVLGADQRIPVIDALKAITINAAYQYQEEDTKGSLKVGKIADLVILNKDPLTIDPKELRSIQVQETIKNGKTVFKR, encoded by the coding sequence ATGTGGAAAAAGTACAATATTAATGTGATCTTGTTTGTCTGTATACTAGCCGGTTGCAAAAATGTAAAAAATGATGCAGACACCCTCTATTATGGAGGTCCCATATTAACGATGGAAGACACTATTCCTCAAGTGGAAGCATTAGCAGTAAAAGATGGAAAAATACTTTTTGCGGGAACGAAAAAAGAAGCTATGAAATACGTTGGCTCCAATACGAATGAGGTCAATTTGGAAAATAAAACGCTCATGCCTGGTTTTATTGATGTACATAGTCATATCACTTCGCGTGCCGGTATGTCACAAGCGGTAGATCTTTCTCCCAGCCCATATGGCAAGGTAAATAGTATTGCAGACTTACAAACGACATTGCGAGACTATATCAGTAAGCATCAATTAGATGCAACGACTCCTGTGCTGGGTAATGGTTATGATGATGCCATCATGACCGAGCATCGCCATCCTACGCGTGAAGAACTCGACGCTGTCAGCAGTTCAAATCCAATTATCGTTATCCATGCTTCCGGTCACGCGAGTGTGATCAACACGGCGATGTTCAAACTATTACAGATCCCGGAAGATGTAAAAGATCCTCAAGGAGGCCATTATGGACGCAATCCAAAAACGAATCGATTAAATGGAAAACTGGAAGAAAATGCAAGTTTTACCGCATTGATGAAACTAACGGCATTACTTCCCAAACCTCCTGAAACAGATAGCCTCCCGCAATCAATGAAAGATTTTTTGGCTGCTCAAGATGAATGGTTTAGCTATGGGCAGACTACGGTTTGCGATGGAAGAACCATGGGGGTAGGACTTACTTTGCTCCGTGAAGCGGCTGCGAAAAAACTACTCAAAGCTGATGTTGTCTATTTCCCCGATTTTGAAGCAAATAAAAAGGAATGGCAATCGTTTTTACCGCATTATATGAAGTATGAAAACGGACTCAAATTTGGTGGATTCAAATTCTCGGATGACGGTTCGCCACAAGGAAAGACGGCTTGGTTGACACAACCATATCTCGTTCCTCCAGAGGGACAAAGCAAAGATTATAAAGGCTTTCCAATATTTACAGATGAAGTGCTCTACGCAGATCTAAAAACAATCTTTTCAAAAAATATCACGGCCCAACTCCATGTCAATGGAGATGCTGCGATTGATCAAGCATTGCGTGTCATCGGAAAATTGAAACAGGAAGGAATCTATAAACCTGAACTTCGAGCAACCCTCATTCATGTGCAAAATAGTAGACCAGACCATATTGCTAAAATTAAAGAAATTGGCGTAATACCATCTTATTTTTCGGCACATACCTACCTATGGGGTGATTGGCACTACAATAGTGTTTTTGGTCCAGAGCGAGCAGCATTTATCAGTCCTGCAAAAGCGGCTAAAGATGCTGGAATAACATTTACCATCCATCACGATGCTCCTGTGACGCCGCCAGATTTGATCACCGGTGTATATGCTGCAGTGAATAGAATAACTCGTTCGGGTATGGTACTCGGTGCTGATCAACGCATACCCGTGATCGATGCGCTAAAGGCGATCACCATCAATGCGGCATATCAATACCAAGAGGAAGATACCAAAGGTTCTTTAAAAGTTGGCAAGATCGCTGACTTGGTGATACTCAATAAAGACCCATTAACCATAGATCCAAAAGAGTTGAGGTCGATACAGGTACAAGAAACAATAAAGAATGGTAAAACAGTATTTAAAAGATAG